TACTTTACCGCTTTCAACTATCGGTCTTAGAGAGGTGAGATACGTGATTCCACGAAATGTCGCTTCATAGATAACATTTTCTTCGCCTTCCCAAGCCCGCTTATAGTACGCTTCCAAATTTTTAGCCACATAAGCCGGCCAGATTTCATAAAGTCCATTCCCAATAATATGCGATGGTTTATAGCCAAGCCGGTACAAAAGCTCGCCATCACAAAGCGTATGGATGAACCGATCTCTCATATAACGGAATTTCATCGTCATTCCCTGCTGTCTCCGCACGGTTTCGTGTAAATCCTGCTGAGCCAGCCGCAGCGATTCGCGGTCTTTGTTGTGCTGGGTAATGTCCCTGGCAATCAGATACATCCCTTCCATCGCTTCATTCACGATAATGGGAACGTTTTTGACCCCTAATTCAATGGTTTCACCGTTTTTATGCTTGACGGACAACGTATAATTATCAGACTCTTGAAATATCAAGCCGGGTGAAAATATATGTTTTTTTTCCCTGCCCCCGAAGAAACGCGAGATCGGTTGACCGATCATTTCGAGCTCCAGATACCCCATGATTCGTTCCATAGCCGGATTCACGCTTCTAATCGCACCTGATAGATCACAGGTCAAAATGCCGGCTACATTGTGCTCGATTAAGGATCGATATCGTTGCTCACTTTGCGCAAGCTTGTGCTCTATTTCCGATCTGCTCGTAATATCGCGAATTTGAGCAACATAATACATCGGCTCTCCCTTCGAAGTACGCACAATCGACAAGGTGTACTCTACGGAAACGAGTCCACCGTATTTATGCTTCAGCTTCCGGTCGATCTGAAAGGAAGATAAGTGTCCTTGCAGCAGATTGCTCATAACCGTATGCTGGTGTTGTACATCCTGGGGAAGCAGCACTGCATCCCACTTTAACCCGTGTAAATCTTCAAGTGAATACCCGATAATCCCACTAAAGCATCGATTGATTTTAACCCAGTGTCCATTCATCGAAATAAGTGCCAGTCCGATGGCCGCATTTTCGAATATGGTGCCAAATACAGGTTCATGTCCGCCTAGTATCTCTTGAACATTGTCTGGATCTACGCCTTTACTCATTTCCAGCGGCTTATTCATCATTTGCACTCTATCTCCTATCTTTGACATCCCACGCAATTTTTCGCTCTATCTTGTTTAATTCGACAATTTGAAAATTATTCCTGCTTAGGAAGCTTTCTCAGTGCAAATTATGCTCGAAATGTGCCCTTCCGTTCACCGTTATGCTAGAATATGAATGATATGGGCATCTCATTATTGATGAAGGAGGCGGTCGCCCCGTGCCTAACATATGGACGCATCTTATCTTCGGTCAAGAGCTGATGAAGCAGCTCGGTCACAGTTCCCCGATGAACGATAAACAGTTAAGGCATATCTTTTCACTTGGCTGCCAAGGTCCCGATTTCTTGTTCTATCATAACTTCCTGCCCTGGAAAAAAGAGAAAACGATGAATCGGCTTGGGAGTGAAATGCATCAATCGTCCTGCGGTCCATTCATCATTGACCTGCTGAGGCAGGTGCAAGGAAGAGGCATTTACAATCCCGCTGTTTTATATGTGCTTGGCTTTATTACCCATCATGTATTGGACCGGAACATGCACCCTTATGTTTTTTATAAATCGGGTTTCAAGAAATGGCACCATCAAAGATTTGAAATTATTATGGATACGATTGTGGCCAAGCGGATGCTGGGGATTGAAACCTGGAAAACGCCGGTCTGGAAAGAAATTGATGTAGGCAAAGCATTTCCGCTAGGTGTCGTGTCGGCTTTGTCTGCAGCCGCGGTACAGCATTACCCCGAGCTTGCCGGGAAATTAACGGAGCAGGATTGGAATGATGCCTACCGGGATATGATTCGAGCGCAGAAGCTGTTTCACGATCCGACCGGCTTCAAACGTGTGGCAACATTCGGTCAAATCAGCCCGCTTGTATACGGCAAGAATCCGCGTCCGTTGGACTATATGAACGACGAGCACGCCGTCTGGAATTGCCCTACCTCTCTGCAGGACACTTATACGTTAAGTGCCTGGGATCTTTGGGAGCAAGCGATGGAGGACGGGTTAACCGTACTGCCAGCGGCTTTTCAAGTGCTGAACAGTCATTCAGAGGAAGCATGGTTGGCACTTACAGCAGTGCTTGGTAACCGTTCCTACGAAACCGGCAAATCTTGTGACAGCGGATTAAAGATCGTTCATGTCAATCCGATCATCTAGGAGTTACCCTAAGATGGATCGGGCTTCATTGCAGCTTGAGGCTCCTCATATGTCATTGTTCGAAAACATAAAGACCCGTTATTCGCGCTAGCAATTCTTGTGTGCGCTTAACGGGTCTTTCTTATTAGTGCAGCTTTGCTTATATAGCTCCAAGATTCGGGATCTGCCAATCAATCTCTTCTCGTCCAAGTTCCCGCAAATGTGCATTTGCTTTGGAAAACGGCTTGCTGCCAAAGAAACCTCGGTATGCGGACAAGGGACTTGGATGTACCGATTTCATAATGCGATGCTTAGAAGCATCGATCCATTTCTGCTTGGCTTGAGCATGGCTGCCCCAGAGCACGAATACGACAGGCTCCTCCCTATCATTCAAGCAGCGAATCACTTGATCGGTGAAGGTTTCCCAGCCCTGACCCTTATGCGAGTTAGCTGCGTCTGCTCGAACAGTCAGCACGGTGTTGAGCAGCAGCACGCCTTGCTCCGCCCACTTGACCAGATAGCCGTTATCAGGAATATTGCAGCCCAGATCGGATTGCAGCTCCTTATACATATTTAGAAGAGACGGCGGAGTTGCAACACCTGGCTTTACGGAAAAGCTCAGCCCATGCGCTTGTCCTGCGCCATGATAGGGGTCCTGTCCCAGAATGACGACCTTCACCGCCGAATACCCCGTTAGTTGCAGGGCATTAAACACATCGTGCTTGTCCGGATAAATGATCTGGGAATGATACTCCTGAACTAAAAATTGGCGCAGTTCTTGAAAGTAGGGCTTTTCAAACTCTTCTGCAAGCTGCTCCGACCAATCGTTTGTTAACACAACCATTCCTTCCGCTTCCTCCTACAATCTCTCCATTATAGATCAACTCCAAGCTCCCCAGTGCTCGGATCCTTTAGTATAATCCGCCCTTCAGCTGCTTGGCCGTCCGGAAGTGTCAGCTTCAGCTTCGTCGTCTTGCCTTTCTGAACCAGTGCTTGAATTTGCCCTTCCGTCAGACTTCGGCCGAAGCTGTCTTTCCAAATGACAAATTTGCACCCTTCCTTATAGTGCGAGCAGCCGTATCCTTTGCGGCCCATGAACAGCGAGCCGCCGCAGCCCTCTCTAGGGCAAGCGGCGATCATAGCCGGCGGACCGCCAGGCTGTGCGTCAACCGCTGCCTTACTTCGGGCAGCAGGTTTTTTAGCCGCGGCGCCCTCTGTGCTGCCGGCTTCTTTCTTCGTACGCGAGCCTGAAGAAGTACCGGAACCAGCTGCGCTTCGCTTGCTCTTGGACGCAGCTGCCGGAGCCTCCCCTTCGAAGGCAGATCTGGATGCTCTAGCCTGCCTGCGAACCTTATCGACGATCAGCGTTGCGAATTTTTTCACGTTGTGCATGAACTGCTCGTCAGAGGCCGTACCGCGGGAGATTTCATTCAGTCTTCGCTCCCACTGACCGGTCATCTCCGGCGAAGTCAGCAGTTCGATCCCCGCGCCGCGAATAAGCTCGACAGCCATGCGGCCTTTTTGCGTAATGACAATCTTCTTGCCCTGCATGTCCACATAGCCGACTTTCTTCAGACGTTCGATCGTCGCGGCCCTTGTGGCAGGGGTTCCAAGTCCAGAGTCCTTCATCGCATCGCGAAGCTCCTCGTCCTCGATCTGCTTCCCGGCGCTTTCCATCGCTTTCAGCAGGGTCCCTTCCGTGAAAGCCTTAGGAGGCTGCGTATCTTTTTCCTTCACAATCGCATCACTGCACGTCACGCCTTCTTGCGGCTGGATGGAGAAAGGCTCGTTCACTTCAACTTCCTCGTCTTCCTCCTCTTCCTTGTCCTTTCCTTTACTGGATTTCGACTTCTCTTTCTTCTGGTCGGCATATATGACCTTCCAACCTAAATGAAGAAGCTCCTTCACAGTCGTCTTGAACATCTCTTGCTCCACTTCCGTCAGAACCGTATGGACCTTATACTCGGCCGCTGGATAGAAATGAGAAAGGAATCGCCTTACAATCAAGTCGTACAGCTTCTGTTCATCCGGATTCAATCCGCTTGCCCGCTTATTCGTCGGAAGAATCGCATGATGATCCTCTACCTTGGCAGGGTTGCAGATGAATTTATTATTCTTGTGCACCAGATTGCGATTTGCCCCTTGTACTAGCTCCTGATAGGCTGTGCCCTGAAGCGCGGTTAACGCTTTGTGCATTTCGGGAATATTCTGCTCGGTCACATAGTTCGAGTTCGTCCTAGGGTAAGAGATCACTTTATGCTTCTCGTACAAAGCTTGCGCGGTGTCGAGCGTTTTCTTAGCGGAAAATCCGAACTTCCCGTTCGCCTCCCGCTGCAGGAGCGTCAAATCATACAGCTTAAACGGATACTCCTTCGTTTCCTTCACTTCATAGGAGGCAATCCTCGCAGGCTTCCCTTTCACCTTTGCAGCTAGTGCATCGGCTTTGTCCTTATCGGTCATGCGATCGCCCTGCCACATTCCTTTGAACTGGGTATCTCCTTGCGTGAATTGTCCCTCTAGCTCATAAAATTTTAACGAAGAGAACGCTTCGATCTGCTTCTGCCGATCATAAATAAGAGCAAGCACCGGAGTCTGAACACGTCCAACGGACAACAGCACATTATGCTTAGTCGTAAATGCGCGGGAACCGTTCATGCCGATGAGCCAATCAGCCTCACTGCGGGATCTTGCCGCTCTCGTCAAGTTCTCGTATTCGCTTCCGTCCTTTAACGTCTCAAAGCCCCTGCGGATTGTCTCCGATGTTAAGTCTGAGATCCACAGCCTTTTTACAGGATGGTGAAGACCCAAGTGACGTTGGATCAGGGAGAAAATATGCTGCCCTTCCCTCCCGGCGTCGCAGGCGTTCACGAGTAAGTTGCATTTTTTCGCGAGCTCCGCAATGACCTTTAATTGATCGTACGTTCGCGGATTCGGAATCAGCTTGAACTGCTCCGGAATGATCGGAAGATGGTCAATACTCCACTTTTTGTATTTGTCATCATATTGGTCAGGCTCCGCCAATTCAATCAAATGGCCGATCGCCCAAGTAATAATGTACGATTCGCCTTCCAGGTAAGAACGTTTGTTCATCGCCTTCGGCTCGATGGCAGACGCAATGTTGCGACCCATGTCAGGCTTTTCGGCTATAATCAAAGTTTTCACACCACATACCTCTTGTCGATTATTGCTGTCGATCTTTCAGCAGCTAACCTATATTCGTCCTCAAGTCTGCAAATTCCTTCTTACGATTTATCGTCGTAATAATAAAGCCTGGCATCTATGCCGTCTAGCAGCTCAATAATGCCATAAGAATACCGCGGCTGGCGGCGTTTGTCCGTAGGCGATCCCGGATTAAACATCAGAACTCCATCCATGATCTGTGAAAAAGGGATATGTGAGTGACCGAAGACGACGATATCCGGTTTTTCTTCCAGAAAAGCTTCTCTTGACCGTTCCTCCGTCGTTTTTCGAAATCCATCTCCATGAATAAGTCCGATCGTATACCCCTCTATAGTCAGCAGTTTCTTACGTCCGAAACGTTCGATAATGTCCATACCGTCATTATTACCTGCAACCGATTCACAAGGAGCGATTTGTTCGACTAGCTCAATCGTCCTCGGACTCACCCAATCTCCGGCATGAAGAATCAGCTCCACACCTTGCAGGCCTTGAATGAGCCTATCAGGCAGCTTCTCAACCCGATCGGACAAATGCGTATCCGCAATAACGCCAATTCTCATGATCATCTCTCCATTCCCCAATGCTTATTGCTGATATTCTATCAGGAAACGCTTACATTTGCACGTATATGCACGAATCACATGAACAGGTTGCCCCATTTATTTGGATTTAAGTCCACTTGTGGAAACTCGAAGTTTGTGCAGCAGTTTGCTACAATAATAACCATACTTGAAACTAAAGGAGGGTCATGCGCTTTTCGGTGGAAACGTGCAAGCTCCGGGAGACGCAATACATATGAAGCAACCAATTGCCATTCAAAATATTTGCAAGGAAGCCATGAGTCATCTGGAAAAAAGATTCATGGAGCGTGAAGAATTGATACGACTCCTGCTTCTGGCTGTCATGAGCGGTGAGCACATGCTGCTTGTCGGGCCTCCTGGATCAGCCAAATCCCAGCTGGCCCGAGCAATAGCAGGACTCTTCGGCAGCGACCAAGGCTTTGATTATCTCCTGACCAAGTTTACGACCCCTGACGAGCTGTTCGGACCTGTCTCACTGCAAAAGCTGAAGCAGGACGAGTACATGAGACTTACTGAGGGCTATTTACCCGGCGCAAGGTTTGCGTTTCTCGATGAAATTTTCAAAGCGAATAGCGCGATTCTGAATTCACTTTTATCTATATTAAACGAACGGATATTTTTTAACGGACGCGACAAGCAGCAGGTCCCTCTTCACTTCCTAATGGCTGCCTCCAATGAGCTGCCGGAGGATAACGAACAGCTGGCTGCGCTTTATGACCGCTTCCTCTTCCGTTTCGAAGTGGAATATGTCAAGCAAATATCCAGCTTTGAGCTGATGTTCACAGCGCCTTCTACACCGGTTCCAGCTATTCTTACAACGGATCTCGTCCGTCAGATTCAAGCTGCAGCCCAGGATATCTCACTCCCCGAGCCGATCATCTATATGCTATTTCAGCTGAAGACGGCTATGGAGGAAAAAGAATACGTCATCTCCGACCGCCGCTGGCATAAGATCGGCCGTGTTTGGAAAATTTCTGCCGCGATTCATGGCCGGAGCTCGGTGAACGTATGGGATACGGTCTTAACTCCCCATATGCTGTGGGATTTTCCCGAGGACTTAAGTGAACTCAAAGAAATCTTCGATAAAGTGTTCCAGGAGATGCTGAAAAAAGAGATGGAACAGGAGCTCCCTCTCCAGCAATATAACCAAACTGTCCGAAAATGGCTCGACCGGGAAGATGAGCTGCATTCCTTCCAATTTAAAAAGGAAGTGGGCGGTTCCTTATCCAAAGATGCCGCTGAACGGCTGAAAGCCGCGACGGAGGAGTGCCGCTCCGAACTGGAGGAAACGGCAAGAAGTCTGCGCGGCCGCCTCATGAGCTGGCAGGAGAAAGAGAAGAATCTGACGGAATGGATCGCTTCTCAATCGATTTTCCTGCTTCACCCTGATCAGTATGCGGTCAAATTTACCCATCTTCGTATTCAAGGCGAGCGCATCCTGCAATCCGTACAAGGCTTATACCGTACGCTGTTTGACAAGGAAATTCCGGGAATTGTGTATGACTATACGCTGTAAACGAGGTTCCTACCTATGATCATACGTTGTACGAGAGTTGACCGATATGTCTTTGACGGATATGTCCACTCTTCCCGGTCCGCCCGGGAGTGGATGCGCGAAGCGATGCGGCAAGCACCATGGTTCGATGTGGAGCTGTTCGCGGATTTCTTCATGTGCTTCTACTTGGCGAAGCCGGAGCCGGACGGCACGGTTGAAGCTTCTCCTTTTCACAGGTGGTTGGTGCTCACACTGCAGAAGCAGTATTTCTACATGTCCATCCATCCCAGAACGACGGGACATGTACCCGCTTCTTTCAAAACAGCCCTCAAATCGCTGATGTGGCTCACCGAATCCTACGAGAAGGAAGTCAAGCGCCGACAGAAGGAACAGCAGCAGCTTGGCGTCGGTATCGACAAGAAGCAGCAGCAGATCGGCCAGGAAGAAGCCAAGGTCAGCGAACGGCTGAGCGAGAAGCAGATTGAGAAGCTGCGGCTTGTCGGCTATACGCTGCAGCAGGGCAAGCGTACCGTAGAGGAGAAGCAAGCCTCAGCCGATACCAAGCCGCTTGTGGCCGAAGAGATTAGGGCGCTGCGACAGCGCATTGCGGAACTGAAGGAAGCGATGCGAACCGACTTTATGAAGCGCGATAAGCTCAAGGCTAAGCTCCGCAAAAGCGAAGAAGAGCTCGATAAGCGTGAGAAGCAAATGAGCCGCATGACGGCACGCGATGCCGCGGCGATGAAAGAGATCGAGGATGAGCTCGGAGAATGGCTGAACCGGGCGCTCAAGGATACCCTGTCGTTGGAGAATGATGACAGCTTCAATATCCACGAGCTGATGCAAGCGAGCCAGAGATTGGCCAATCGCCGCTGGGGCAGTGAGCTGGGCAAGCTTCGCCGCCAAGCTTTCGAGCAGTACAACCAGTGGATCGAGAAGTTAAAGCGTAATAAGGATCTAATTCAGTTCCTTCAGGAGGTTGGAAGAAACATCCATCATCTAAAGGTAGAGCGCAAAAAACAGCGTGCTGCCTACGTCCCTGAGGCGTATGATGATCTGCGCTTCTCAGGCAGCATCTCTCACATCCTTCCCAGCGAAGCATCGCTGCTGGCTGATGAAGAATTCGAGCCTTACTTTCTCGTCAAATGGATGGAACAGAAGCTAATGACGTACCATTATTCCGGCTCGCTTGAAGTACCGCAAAAAGGTCCCGTCATCTGCATGCTCGACACCTCACACTCCATGCGGGGAGCGAAGCTGAAGTTGGCCCAGCTGTTTACAGCTACCTTCGCCTCCTTCGCCCTGCTGGAGCGCAGAGATTTCATGCTGCTGCTGTTCGGCTCCAAAGGAGAGCTTATCGAGCATACGCTGTATCACAAGCGCCCGGACTGGGACCGCTTCTATGGACTCTCGCAGCTTGCCTTCGGCGGAGGGACCAACTTCGACGCTCCGCTTCAAAGAGGAATGGATGTCGTATCCAGCAATCCCTACTTCCATTCCGCGGATTTCGTTATGGTCACGGATGGCGTGGGACAGCTCTCTAAACCAACGCTGCAGAAGCTTGGCGCTCTGGGACAGAAGAAACAGCTGCGCCTCCACTCTCTGATCATTGGTTCGGCCAGGCAGCATCTTCATCAATCGTATGAGATACTTGGCGTTTCTCACCAGATCCGTTTTGCCACCACTTGGGACATGCAGGACGCTGTCAAGGATGAGCTGCTTTTGGATGTTTTCGCTAAACAGCCTGCTGATACTGGAAGGAAACGACGAACACCGTGAGACATGGATAGGATGTACAAATTGAATAAAGGACCTGCGCCAATTCCGGCTGCAGGTCCTTTGCTTGTCACGATGTTCTTAATTACTCGATTCGGCCAAATTCTTAAGCTCCTGGATTAACTGCTCGAGTTCCTGGAAGCTCTTTAGCATTTGCTCAACGGTAGCTTTCTGTTCTTCCACATGGGCTGTAATTTCCTGCGCCGCTGCACCTGATTGTTCGGTAACACTTGAAATGGAGGTGACTTCAAATACAATGCTGTCCGACGATTTTTTAATCGTGTTCGTCTTTTCTTCCACCTCTGAGGCTTGCTGTACCACTTGCTGCGTGATTGAAGTGATCTGTCCAAGCACTTGCTCCGACTCTTGAACCGCATGCTTGCTATCCTGAATTGCCGCTTTACCTCGTTTGACCTGTTCCGTCAAGCCATCCGTAGACTGCTGAATCAGATGAAGAATCTCCGAGATCTCTTCTACAGAGCGGCCTGAGTGCTCCGCCAGCTTTCTGACCTCACTGGAAACTACAGCAAAGCCTTTACCATGCTCTCCCGCGCGAGCTGCTTCAATGGCTGCATTCAGCGCCAGCAGGTTGGTCTGATTGGAAATATCCGTAATCGTCGTTAAGATAGCGCTGATTTCCTGATTTTGGTCATTGAGCTGCTGCATACTTGCTACTATGCTCTCTACAATGCCTTCTACGACTTCAATTCTTTGCTTGACATCCACGATTTGGTTATTACCTTTTTGCGAGATGGCAGCTGTTTCGTGGCTAAGCTCCTTCATGACTTGAGAGTGGTGATTCACAACTGAAATATCTTCGTGGGATTGCTGCAACAGCTCCGTGATATCGCCAACACTAACTGCCTGCGTCTCTACCCCTTTGCTAACCTCGGAAAAACCGACAGCCACCTCATTCGTGATTAATCCGGTTTTACTAACCTTGCGCTGAAGAAGCTCGTGGCTCTCACTTAAAGCTGCAATGGCATGCTTGACCTTGTTAAACATTTCTTCAGTCTGCTGCTTAGCGATTAACGCTTCTCTTTGCCGCTCTTGAATACGATTGAGCAGCTTGTACCCCATAACACTAGACATGCAAAGGACAGTCATTCCTACAACAAGTCCTATATTAGCAGGAAGAAAAGCAGACGTTCCTTCCGCATTTCCCGCAGGTACTCCTTGGATCAATAGAAGATTTGTTTCAGCTTATAGCAATAACTGCATAAGCCAAAATTGCCCGATAGGACGGAAAAATAGAAACAAATATACCCAGAACAATCGTAAGATCCAAGCTCAGACCCTTGGAGTTAATGACAAAATTCAAAAAGCCCAGACAGACCACCAAGATATATGGCGCTGCCCGCAGTCCTTTTCTTCTTCTTACAATGAACAATAAGGACAGGCTGGCAATTAAAAATATGGATGCGAAAGGTAAAATCTTAAGATCTCTCATCACGGCAAGCATAATAAAATCAAGTAAAGAGACAGCTCCGATCAAGACCGCGATGAGTTTGCTGCGTGACAAGTAAATGTGTTCAATTTCACTAAGCTGTGTTGATTTTTCAAACAAGGACATCCTTCAATACCTCCTGTAGACATGCTGAGATGAATAGTTCTGGTATTGGAGGATTCGTCTCGTAGCATCTATTTCCCTTTCGAAAACGTTCTCTTCCACTTCCTTCAAATAAGCTCCTTAATTGTCCGCAGGGAAACTCCGGTTCTTTGAACTACTTCCATAATGGTCGCTCTGGGGTTTGTACGCATGAAGTCCTTTACTTTTCTCGAATCGGCTAATAAAAGCTGTTTGCATGAGTGGCATCGATTCTCGAACCCTGCGACCATCAATCTCCCGCATGCGATGCAATTGCACATCGTCATTTCATTCACTCCCCAGACATTCGTTTGTACACAGTATTCGACAAACTTTTTTAAATTTCTGGGTGTCACTTCTCATAAATATGAAAAAACTGCCGCATGGAGCAATTAAGCTTCAAACGGCAGAACGTTATTAAACCAGCTTTATTTCATCCCCGGCCTTCACGTCTCCAGGGCGTTCCACATATGCGACAATCCCTCGCAGCTGCTGGGCTTCCTTAACAAAACGGTGCGTTAGGCTGTTATCGCCATAATAATTGGCAATTTGTTTACCCGGCCCCGTGCAAGGCTCATTCTCCCCTTCACAAACTAGACCGGCACCGCTGGGCAGCAGCATTCGGAGCCCTATGGGAAGCTTCGACAATTCAGGCAACCCGCTCACGACCAAATTGGCTCCCAGCCACTCTGGTTTGATCTCCTCCACACCCAGTCGGTTGGCTACCTCGCGGAGCTCTTCTACAGAAACCAAGCTCAGCTGTCTTCGGTTCATGATCTCTGTGCCTCTAGGATACATCGGCTGTCTAACATCTGCTTTAGCAGTGATTCCGAAGTGACGATCCCCGTGGATGCCCCCGAAAATCAGCTCAGCCCGGTCCATCAACCTGGTTACAAAAGTGCCCGGTGTATCTGCAATCAGTACTGCTTCTATTTTTGGATATTGTGTCATTGTACTCACCTGCCTTCAAAGGACATTATACAGCGGATTGTCCCTCGTCAGCCAGTTTCATATGCCTGTGTTTCGTTATTTTGTCAACGAATCTACATCAATGAAAGGTGTCGCTCCGCCGGTAACTGTTGGCAGACGACCGTCCCATTTTTCCAAAGCCTTCTCCTGTACTTCAATTTGTTTCAGCTGTACGAGCTCAGGTGTAACCTCCTGCTTCTTCAATTTAAGCGACTCCGCTTCCGCTTGAGCCTGCGCTACCTTCTGCTGCGCTTCGATCTGCACTCTCTTCAGATCATTCTCTGCCTTGAGCGCCTGCTGCTGTGCGACCTGCTTTGCCTCAATCGATTGGTTAAACGCGTCGGAGAACTTGAAGTTCACAATGTTGATGTCATTCACATTCAAGTTATAGCGTGCTAATCTTTTGGTCAACAAGTCCTGAATCTCCATAGCTACTAAATCTCGCTTTGCAATTAGATCCTCCGCCGCATATTTGGCGGTTACTTCCTTCACGATTTCCTGAATCGCAGGTGCGATGATGATATTGTCATAGGCTCCTCCGATATTGTTCATCAGATTGTATGCTGATGCTTTATCGATCGAATAGTTGACGGCCACATGCGTAGAAACGGGCTGCAGGTCCTTGGAGGATGCTGATGTATCCGATTCAGCTTTGGCAACCTGCGTGTTCACTTGGATAATGGTTTGGATGAATGGTACACGCAAATGTACACCTGGCTCAAGAACTTTGTCACTTAACTTACCGAAAGTTTTGTATAACCCCACATTCCCGTATTGAACAGTCGAAAAGCTGTTCAGCAGAACAATAAGTGCAGCAAGCAATATCAACGACGTGCTGATGATCCATTTCATATTCACATTACGTTTTTTGGATTCAAATTCGCTTCCATGTGTTTCGCCTCCCTATTTCGGTAACATCTTTCTATATGTACGATCAAGGGATGCAGCAGTTTCACTTTCCCGAACTTTTCAGCTTCGAATCTATGACTCCATAACCCGGAATGCATAATTCTGTACTGCTGCAAGGTGGGTTTGATTCAAATTAAAGGCTGTCTGTCAAATGCTTGTCGGAGAATATAAAAAACGCGCCGGACCTCTGGTCCCGCGCGAGTCGTGTTCAGTATGCCGGATCAATCGAACAGCGTTAGCTCTCCCTGATCAGCTACAAGTGTGTGCTATCGATAGTTATCATGATGAAAAATCATAAATGATAACAGCTGGTTCCCTGCAATGTTTGCATGCTACGCATCAAGCGAGCAGCTTCTCAATATCGGAAGCAATGTCAGCCGGCTCTGTCCGTGCACTGTATTGTTTTACCACTTGGCCGTCGGCATCTACCAAAAACTTAACAAAGTTCCACTCAATGTCCCCTGTGTGATAAGGTTCAGTCGCATTCGATACTAAATAAGTGAATAACGGATGGGCATGTTCACCTTTCACATCTACCTTTGCAAACATGGGAAAAGAGACCTGGTAATTTAGCTCGCAGAACTGTGCGATCTCTTCATTTGTTCCCGGCTCTTGGCTAGCGAATTGATTACAAGGGAAGCCTAACACTGTAAAATTACGGTCCTTGAACTGCTCATATAGCGCTTGCAACCCTTTATAGTGTGGAGTCAACCCGCAT
This genomic window from Paenibacillus hexagrammi contains:
- a CDS encoding PAS domain S-box protein; amino-acid sequence: MMNKPLEMSKGVDPDNVQEILGGHEPVFGTIFENAAIGLALISMNGHWVKINRCFSGIIGYSLEDLHGLKWDAVLLPQDVQHQHTVMSNLLQGHLSSFQIDRKLKHKYGGLVSVEYTLSIVRTSKGEPMYYVAQIRDITSRSEIEHKLAQSEQRYRSLIEHNVAGILTCDLSGAIRSVNPAMERIMGYLELEMIGQPISRFFGGREKKHIFSPGLIFQESDNYTLSVKHKNGETIELGVKNVPIIVNEAMEGMYLIARDITQHNKDRESLRLAQQDLHETVRRQQGMTMKFRYMRDRFIHTLCDGELLYRLGYKPSHIIGNGLYEIWPAYVAKNLEAYYKRAWEGEENVIYEATFRGITYLTSLRPIVESGKVVEVIGSSVDITERKVMETKLRETKELLESFINNTTDAICVLDPRARVLSVNKAYEHIFGWEQDELKGKVLPIYPDDLEEQRQEIYEMLKAGKQISGLETVRKRKDGQLVHVSVTKTPIKNEHGHIIGFAGITRDISERKRTEELLRKSDKLSVAGQLAAGLAHEIRNPLTSLRGFLQLLQSDMKSKQHYFDIMLSELDRINFIVSEFLVIAKPEAIQYKRGDLKEILLRVQALLDTQALLNNVELELELESELPEIICSEMHLKQLFINLVKNAIEAIPKEGRIRITASLLGTDRICIRTEDNGCGIPEARLKKLGEPFYTTKEKGTGLGLMMCFKIVEAHKGTMHVKSTIGEGTTIDVILPIHSERMLQHE
- a CDS encoding zinc dependent phospholipase C family protein, producing the protein MPNIWTHLIFGQELMKQLGHSSPMNDKQLRHIFSLGCQGPDFLFYHNFLPWKKEKTMNRLGSEMHQSSCGPFIIDLLRQVQGRGIYNPAVLYVLGFITHHVLDRNMHPYVFYKSGFKKWHHQRFEIIMDTIVAKRMLGIETWKTPVWKEIDVGKAFPLGVVSALSAAAVQHYPELAGKLTEQDWNDAYRDMIRAQKLFHDPTGFKRVATFGQISPLVYGKNPRPLDYMNDEHAVWNCPTSLQDTYTLSAWDLWEQAMEDGLTVLPAAFQVLNSHSEEAWLALTAVLGNRSYETGKSCDSGLKIVHVNPII
- a CDS encoding uracil-DNA glycosylase; translated protein: MVVLTNDWSEQLAEEFEKPYFQELRQFLVQEYHSQIIYPDKHDVFNALQLTGYSAVKVVILGQDPYHGAGQAHGLSFSVKPGVATPPSLLNMYKELQSDLGCNIPDNGYLVKWAEQGVLLLNTVLTVRADAANSHKGQGWETFTDQVIRCLNDREEPVVFVLWGSHAQAKQKWIDASKHRIMKSVHPSPLSAYRGFFGSKPFSKANAHLRELGREEIDWQIPNLGAI
- a CDS encoding type IA DNA topoisomerase; this encodes MKTLIIAEKPDMGRNIASAIEPKAMNKRSYLEGESYIITWAIGHLIELAEPDQYDDKYKKWSIDHLPIIPEQFKLIPNPRTYDQLKVIAELAKKCNLLVNACDAGREGQHIFSLIQRHLGLHHPVKRLWISDLTSETIRRGFETLKDGSEYENLTRAARSRSEADWLIGMNGSRAFTTKHNVLLSVGRVQTPVLALIYDRQKQIEAFSSLKFYELEGQFTQGDTQFKGMWQGDRMTDKDKADALAAKVKGKPARIASYEVKETKEYPFKLYDLTLLQREANGKFGFSAKKTLDTAQALYEKHKVISYPRTNSNYVTEQNIPEMHKALTALQGTAYQELVQGANRNLVHKNNKFICNPAKVEDHHAILPTNKRASGLNPDEQKLYDLIVRRFLSHFYPAAEYKVHTVLTEVEQEMFKTTVKELLHLGWKVIYADQKKEKSKSSKGKDKEEEEDEEVEVNEPFSIQPQEGVTCSDAIVKEKDTQPPKAFTEGTLLKAMESAGKQIEDEELRDAMKDSGLGTPATRAATIERLKKVGYVDMQGKKIVITQKGRMAVELIRGAGIELLTSPEMTGQWERRLNEISRGTASDEQFMHNVKKFATLIVDKVRRQARASRSAFEGEAPAAASKSKRSAAGSGTSSGSRTKKEAGSTEGAAAKKPAARSKAAVDAQPGGPPAMIAACPREGCGGSLFMGRKGYGCSHYKEGCKFVIWKDSFGRSLTEGQIQALVQKGKTTKLKLTLPDGQAAEGRIILKDPSTGELGVDL
- a CDS encoding metallophosphoesterase family protein; amino-acid sequence: MRIGVIADTHLSDRVEKLPDRLIQGLQGVELILHAGDWVSPRTIELVEQIAPCESVAGNNDGMDIIERFGRKKLLTIEGYTIGLIHGDGFRKTTEERSREAFLEEKPDIVVFGHSHIPFSQIMDGVLMFNPGSPTDKRRQPRYSYGIIELLDGIDARLYYYDDKS